The Aspergillus flavus chromosome 6, complete sequence nucleotide sequence TCACTAGCTAAAGTAGCCAGTttagcaacaacaacaaaaattACATGGAACCGCCCCTCATGGTTACGTTTATTTAAGACATTGTTTCACTCAGGTGACTCAAAACCATTCACCTAGTGATTTACAGACTGAAGACGTCGGATACACCCAAATTCTCCCAAGGGTCTAGATTCTTTAACATCATACCAGCGTAGCAGCCACAGTCCATTGTTGTATTTGGTGATCTAAAACTAGTTAAATACTCGGTCGCTGCACCTTGGAAAATGTAAGCACAATGTGTTCTTTTTGCCAACAATAAAACCTGCGTAGAAAGCACGGCCCAGTGTTACCCAGGATGTCCGACCTTCCTTGGTCAGAGCGAAAGAGGCTTATTGTTTGCTGTGATGGTTAGTATATACTTTCGTTGAACTGTCATTATATCTGATGATATGATAGGTACCTGGCAAGATTCTACCGGGGACTCATTCAAGCCCCCCACGAATGTGACTCGCATTAGCAGAGCGATCAGTCGCGACGCGGTGACTATAGAAAATGATGCCAAGAAGCGGATTTCACAAATTGTCTATTACCAGAAAGGAGTAGGAACAGGTAATCTGCTAGGCGATAAACTAGGCGGTGGTAAGTAAATCATGGACTAGCAAATGCTTTAGGAGGAACATAATAACCTAGAATAGGTGCACTTGGTTTGGGACTTAGCGCGAACGTACGCGCAGCTTATGCCTTCCTTGCCGATAATTacgatgatggtgatgaaatcttcttctttggttacTCCCGTGGTGCTTATACAGCACGAGCTGTAGCTGGCCTTGTTACTCGGTTCGGCCTTCTTACACCACGGGGGATGGACAACTTCACAACACTGTATAATGAATTCTACGGTCGACACCACAAACCTGCGTCTGAATTGGAGGATAAGTATAAGGACAGAAAAAGGCGGGAAAAGGTTGGTTTTCGTGAACCATTGCCCCCgtatactattaaaataatcgGGGTGTGGGACACGGTGGCATTTCACAACAATCTTGCGAGCCGGCTGTTTGGGGAGAAGCTTGAACTACCGAATACAGTATTATCGCCTGATGTTGAGTATGCGTTCCAAGCATTAGCACTAGATGAAGATAGAAACGCATACCAGCCTGTAATTTGGCACCTTCCCAAAAACCATGGCCGACAGGAGCTTCTCCAGGTTTGGTTTTCAGGACACCATTCTGATATAGGTGGGGGGACAGAAGAACCTCGTCTTTCTGATATTGCCCTGGCATGGATGGTGGCACAGTGCACCAAGAACATGCAGTTGGGTATTGACTTGGAATATTTTTATGACCATCAGTCAACAGGGATTCAGCCTTGGGCGACACACTTGGTTGATGTTAATCCAACGAAAAGTATCTTCGCACGATTCTTCGAAAAGTTCTTGGGCCATTCTCCTAGAACACCTCTTGGATACCCACCTGACGAGGGTAATCTGGATATTACTAATGAATATATTCACCAGTCCATTGAGGAGCGGGATTTCAAATCATGGCCCTCGGCTGTCGTGAAAGGTCGCGGTACCAGACCATACTGGGTCCTAGCTGATGGTAAGGAGATCAAGCAGATAGATGCGATCCAAGTGGAACATGACTTGAAGGGGCGAATCAGGAAGGTCAATCCAAACGAGTGGGATGATGCTCGAAATACTCCCTGATGGATATACTGTCTCTTGACATAAGTTACAACTTCAACCTACGACTGCCTGCTACAACTTTGTACTTTTGaatgcctttttcttccttgtatTTATTGGTAGTGGAAGACAAGACCCTCTTCTTGAGCTCTTTCCCTTGTTACAATAGGGTTTACACTTTTGTCACGACTAACTACCTTGCCCTACCAAATTATCTGAGTAGCCAATAAGTAGAATTGAAATATTCTACTCCAGTCTAAGCACTTCGAATTAATTACATGGTATTTGCCTGCACTGAAACTGGACTTAAACCAGTCAAAACGCCGCTTTtttgctctctctctcatcCAAAACATACCAGGTCGGTTCTGAGTCGGGTGACTCTTAGAATTTATGAGGATAGCCTAAACCATGGGGAAGCAGCTCTGCCAGGTACTctagaatatctatttaGCATGCCATTCCATTGCCAAGTATGATCATATGCACGTCATTACTTCGCTGGTTGTAATCCATCGCGGTATTCTAAGCCAGTGCTaggaagatgagaatatAATCCTTACTAAACTACCACTAAAATCCAGAGTCCAACACCAATAGTCTATAGAAACATAATATGACAGTCACCCAAGTTGTCTAAGCTAAAGGCTTAAAGTATGCGTTCTTATGCtgtatttataatatctGGTGAGGGCGTAGCGTTAAAAGCTTAGTAGAACAACCGTTGCAACGAATCCACATATAAAATTTACATAGAAACAGATTGCATAACTATGGTAAACATTTTCTACGCCTTAACCTTATTCAGTGCTTTGATTGATTGctactagatatatattttacaCTAGTAGAGAACTTTTCCGAACCACattaagataatatatatcgcAAACCTTAAAGTTAGCTTTGAGTCAAGGCGCATTTTAACTTTCGCGGTCATGCCAACCCAAACTTTTAACTAAATTCACCAGAGTCAAGGATTGCAAATTGAGTTTGTGTTAACACAAAGTATCATAGATCCAGTTCGGTTGCGCTTAGTAAGATCTGGCCATTCGAGTATTTTGTTGGAACCATGGTTTATATGAAAGGTCGAGCTCTCTGTAGTCCCAGCGTTGATATACATTCTTTAGAGCCCAGATGGGCAACGAGTCTGCGAACCGGAATCTAGACTCACAGAATATGGAAACGTCAAGAAAGGTAATATCGAATCCTTTTCCAGTCCTAAATAATGGGTAGTCAATTTAACTGCAGGGAGTAGTTGGGAACTACTTGTTAAAGGTCGGCGCTGTTGCTTGTCAGGGACATGAGGAATTCCTCAAAAAAAGACGAAATATCCAGTGTTTATTTCAACTCCGGTTCTACAACGAATTAATACGTGAAATATGAAGTATCAGAGGCGTCCTGCAAtgtgggaagaaaaggaaggtgTCTCCTCTCTTTTCAGCACCGTTCAACGTAGTTTAATCTACATACAGCATCCCTTACCCACAATTTAGAACACAACATAGAGTGTTCGCAGAAGGAACTCACCTAGTGCAAATACGTGTTGGTGCAAAACAATAGCTCCTCCAGTATTCCTAGACTACACACTTGGCATCCCTATTATTTTTACGAAAAGAAACAGGCTTCCAGCATTTCACTGAACGTACCCTACCTCAATACCAGACAGATATGTTATATCACAGACAGATTCAAATTACTCCTTCTCAACAACATTAACATTCACTGATAGCAAGTAACCTAGTAATTAATGCCTGTCTAGAACGTGATACGGCTGCCTGCGAGTGCTAAACACTGATTTGTTTCACATCATTTTAAGATATTGGCAATATGGACTCTTGTACGAATACCTTTTTAAATGCATCAATTTGAGCAAGCCGTGCAATTCGCAGTCAGTCCCTTTCTCAGAAGCTATTTATTGGCTGATACAATCCGCATTAGACCGTCGTATGAGCACTAGTCGAAGCAATTGCCATCCCCACATAGGACAACCGCCCGGTAGTATACTTCCGCAATTGTCAGGCACATGATACGTCTCCAAACTTGTGAAAATCCGCTTTGCCTCCTACATTCATTGTACAAATCTTTCTTGAATGCATTATCAATTCTTTCCCTCAGGGCCTCTGTCAATCTATCCTGTGCGCCGACATTCCGATAACCAAAATCATGTCGTCTGCAGCTCGGCTCAAAGTTAAATCCCACTGGCATATCTGGAGCCATGGTACAGTCATCAGACGACCAATCAAAACAAGGGGGCTCCCTGGCCTCTCGAGCTGCGCTAAAAGCCTCGATACTAGTGTTGAAGATAAGCTCGTCCACTGTTGCGGCAGTGCATTCATTTTGCCTTTTGGGAGTTGAGGATGCCAGCAGAGCATTGGTACTTGTAAAGAGGGTGAGGGTAGTCCATATGGAGAACCTCATGCCGAACTTATTATACGGCCTCAATTAGTTATGTAAAACCAAATACGTTGGAGTACAGACTTGCCAGTAAATAGGTATCTGCACGTTAGGTGTTAATGGTGTATAAAGAAATGGTAAACCCTTTTCAAGGAGATGCAAATAATGGCTAGTACTATTAGAAAGTGGGAGCAGACTCTCGTATAACGGTGCTTTAAGTACGAAAAACGAGAAGGTAACCAAGTATGATCGAAGCATGATTTCATgctgatgatatcaatgatAAAACTAGACTTGTTTGAAATGATAACGTAGTATACAGCATGTGAAAGTAGTTAATTGCAGATATGGTTTAACTTTAAATTCCGTGTAACAGTCACCTTACCTGCTGCACTGATGTCTAGTTCCAATCTAGCATTGACTTGCCCTTGTGTGTATTCTATACTAAATACAGAGACATTATGCTAAATATCCGGATATAACTACTAAGCTAACAGACTTCTTGACAATCAAATTACGTTCAAACTGTCTTATTTCCAAGTGCACACTAGATAGCAGCCCTTTTATAACAATAATCTTTACCACAAGTTGTTGTGGCACAAATAAGAGAGTATAagttcaacttctcctcatTGTTCATCTCCCAATTGTTGTGCCGTAGCTACCCGAACCAAGAGGCACTCAGGTGAATAATCAATGAAACCAGGAATATTGTTTCTAGTGCGTGAAAATGAAGCAGTCGGATTGATTATGAATTGTGAGTCTAGGTGGTGCTGCAAGTGATGTTAAGGCCATGAGCCCGAACCTTTTTTGCAGGTCGGAGACTCGAAAATTTGGTTGACACTCACCCAAGGCCTGCTTTTCCCACCCTTCCCAATTCTCTTTTTTAGCACCTGAGTGCAGTCTTTTAGTTTTTCTGACCCGTTAGGTCTTCTGACAACTAGAATGCTAACTTTGGCATTCGAAGCTTTCATGTTTAAAGACAGAGGTTTAAAGACAGAGTAAACAAGCTGTTTTCGCATGTTGCAGGTCACATTGAGACAATGGTCTTCAACGATCTagcccaaaaagaaagcctGGAAACGAAAAAGAGTTTCCTCTCTAGACTTTTTCAAACCCACTCAGCCCAAGAGGAACTTGTTGGGATTAGAGTTGCAGTTTTGCTAAAATCTGATGACAATTATTTTGTGGCTAAAGTCTAGGTCGTGCTGCTGTCGTGAAGTTGCTGCAAACGGCCAAGGCTCAGTGGCTCCACTCACGGAGGAACCACCCGTCAACCATTAGAGCCGGGAAAAAAATGAATTATTGCAGCTAAGCAATGCATGAGTGTACGTGTAACCTTCTCACCCTGCTTCGCGGGTATAGTGGTATGACCAAAGTCGTTTCTGAATTCTGTTTCCTGTACACAGCAACCGTGCTCAACTTGCCAGGCTATTCTAGATCCTGAAGCTACCCACAGAAGGTATGTTGAAACTGCGGTTTAGGCGCCAGGGATTATGTTATAATGGACACATATTCTCACACTAGCCTGCTTGTTGTTAAGCCCTCTTCTATCTTATTCCCTTCCATGCCAAGGACTCTCCAAAATATCTCCCTTTCTTTACTCAAGCACGGCTACAAACACCTAGTCCGTCATAGTATCATACAGTATAAATAAAGCTCCAGAATGGCCACAGCACCGCATGTCCTCGTAGTATCCGGTGTCCTCAGCGGCGTCGACAACGAATTTTTCGGTACTCACGAGAGAATGTACCGGCCTGTCTACACTAGAGTAGTTCTATCAGAGGACGCTCCCCAGACCTTCTTTACATGGTCCGAAGGCTGGGGCGGGGAATGTCGCCTGGAAGTCACCATTACCGCCCAGCTTAATCAAAATCGGCACATTTTCGTCACCGTCAACGGAAAGTTCTATGAGGGCACGAGCGAAGCAACTATGGATTTAGCAGATGAGCAAACACAGTCTGCACTGGTGCCGAAGAGCGGACTTCCTATCCCATTCTCGTTGCAGTTTTTTAACCGAGAGCCTTTCGGAGGCGATACAGCGACTATCTCAGTGACCTTTGTTAATGTTGTGGAGGAGTGAGATTTTTTCCACTATACTTGGTCTCTGATTTTTCGGCAGTCGGTCTTTTTTAATTGGGGTTTTGGTTTCGGTTGTAGTCATTCTGTCTAAGCTATTCAAAATACATGGATTCTGTTAGCATAGTATTGGGGCTGGCTAGGAAGGAATGATAAATTGAATCAGATAATAGATTGACTAATCATATAAGGCAACTAGGGCTTAGGCATTCAAAGCTCTGGATCAGAAGaatagaagagatcaaagaaTAAATAGGAAATCTGACTATCTTATACCCTAGTGGCTTTAAGAGGCGTCGGGTACTCATTTGGACCATCATTTCAGTCACAGCTAGTGGTCGAGACTGTTGCTGGGAGGCGTCGCAATCGAGCTATAGCCTCATTTGCGGAGCCGCCCTCAGCATATCCTCAGTCGGCCTACTCTGTCCATCCCGTCGCTATTGATGGCTGTCTACAATCAGGCGCCCCATCTCTATGGCAGGGAATTCGCAGCGCTGTTGGATGTGCCCTAGTGCCCGGAGTCATTGATGATCTCTTCATTAATGGTCATGACCACACAGTCAAAACTCCGATCTCTGTCGCCTCTGCCAAGTACTCTGGCGTAGGCAGCCGCGAGGAAGCCAACAACTCTGTATCGCATATTTAAGTCTATAATGATTTGACCAGCATACTCCTGATCGACATTCGTGGTCTCTGGTATCATAGAGTAGATGCAGAGCTGGACTCCGCATCTGAGCACACGTTCATGCACCTTGTTTGGAAGCCAGACATTTCAACTCTTACGGAGGAGCAAATGCACGACCAAGTGAAGGTCCTTCATAAACTGTCTAACAACGAAACCAATCAAATGCGTACTGGATTCTTCGAGCTTCTGCTCCACAAAATGCCCTCACTCCGAGTTGTGGAATTCAGCATGCTGCCATTCAGTGAAAGTGTTGGCCTAGACCTTTTTGACACTCAGCTGTCTACTAGTAAACGAGATGTCGAATACCACTTTCAAGCCAATAACGCGGCGACACTTTTTGCATCACAAGAAACAGCCTCTAACTTTTCAAGCTTATATATGAGCATTTTAAACATGACTAGACCAGCGGTGGACTTGTCAGTCCTACCAAAGAAGGTAAATGACATGATTTTAAGAATTGGGAATCTACTTATGTATAATCTAAAACATGTCACCGACAATGTCAAGTCCATCCTTGATGAAAGAGGGTATTTTATTGTTCTGTGGAGCTCTTACAAGGAATCTGATAATACTA carries:
- a CDS encoding uncharacterized protein (uncharacterized alpha/beta hydrolase domain-domain containing protein), yielding MSDLPWSERKRLIVCCDGTWQDSTGDSFKPPTNVTRISRAISRDAVTIENDAKKRISQIVYYQKGVGTGNLLGDKLGGGALGLGLSANVRAAYAFLADNYDDGDEIFFFGYSRGAYTARAVAGLVTRFGLLTPRGMDNFTTLYNEFYGRHHKPASELEDKYKDRKRREKVGFREPLPPYTIKIIGVWDTVAFHNNLASRLFGEKLELPNTVLSPDVEYAFQALALDEDRNAYQPVIWHLPKNHGRQELLQVWFSGHHSDIGGGTEEPRLSDIALAWMVAQCTKNMQLGIDLEYFYDHQSTGIQPWATHLVDVNPTKSIFARFFEKFLGHSPRTPLGYPPDEGNLDITNEYIHQSIEERDFKSWPSAVVKGRGTRPYWVLADGKEIKQIDAIQVEHDLKGRIRKVNPNEWDDARNTP
- a CDS encoding secretory phospholipase A2 — encoded protein: MRFSIWTTLTLFTSTNALLASSTPKRQNECTAATVDELIFNTSIEAFSAAREAREPPCFDWSSDDCTMAPDMPVGFNFEPSCRRHDFGYRNVGAQDRLTEALRERIDNAFKKDLYNECRRQSGFSQVWRRIMCLTIAEVYYRAVVLCGDGNCFD